One window from the genome of Megalobrama amblycephala isolate DHTTF-2021 linkage group LG4, ASM1881202v1, whole genome shotgun sequence encodes:
- the coro1cb gene encoding coronin-1C-A isoform X4: MIRRVVRQSKFRHVFGQAVKNDQCYDDIRVSRVTWDSAFCAVNPKFVAIIVEASGGGAFLVLPLQKTGRIDKAYPTVCGHTGPVLDIDWCPHNDHVIASGSEDCTVMVWQIPENGLTSALSEPVVVLEGHSKRVGIVTWHPTARNVLLSAGCDNLIIIWNVGTGEALINLEDMHPDVIFSVCWSRNGSLICTACKDKKVRVIDPRKGKITAEKDKAHEGARPMRAIFLADGNIFTTGFSRMSERQLALWNPKNMEEPISVHEMDTSNGVLLPFYDPDTNVVYLCGKGDSSIRYFEITDEAPYVHYLNTFSSKEPQRGMGYMPKRGLDVNKCEIARFYKLHERKCEPIIMTVPRKSDLFQDDLYPDTAGPDPALEAEEWFEGKNGEPILISLKHGYVPGKNRDLKVVKKNVLDNKATKKVEEPATPQKPASPQLTRKNEVKLEELLREVKSLRDLVTLQDRRIAKLEEQVAKVAI; the protein is encoded by the exons ATGATCAGACGAGTGGTACGACAGAGTAAATTCCGTCATGTGTTTGGTCAGGCGGTGAAGAATGACCAGTGCTATGATGACATTAGGGTTTCACGGGTTACCTGGGACAGTGCCTTTTGTGCAGTAAACCCCAAATTTGTTGCTATTATTGTGGAGGCTAGTGGGGGTGGAGCTTTCCTTGTTCTGCCTCTGCAAAAG ACGGGTCGTATTGACAAGGCCTACCCAACTGTTTGTGGTCACACAGGCCCTGTGCTGGACATTGACTGGTGCCCGCACAATGATCATGTCATTGCCAGCGGCTCTGAAGATTGTACAGTAATG GTGTGGCAAATCCCTGAGAACGGCCTCACCTCAGCTCTTTCTGAGCCAGTCGTGGTGTTGGAGGGTCACTCCAAGAGGGTGGGCATTGTGACGTGGCATCCAACAGCTCGCAATGTTCTGCTAAGTGCAG GATGTGATAATCTCATCATTATTTGGAACGTGGGCACTGGAGAAGCTCTGATCAACCTGGAGGACATGCATCCTGATGTGATCTTCAGCGTCTGCTGGAGTCGCAACGGCAGCCTCATTTGTACCGCATGCAAGGATAAGAAAGTGCGCGTTATCGATCCACGCAAGGGAAAGATCACTGCG GAGAAGGATAAGGCCCATGAGGGAGCCCGGCCCATGAGGGCCATCTTTCTGGCTGATGGAAACATCTTCACTACCGGCTTCAGTCGTATGAGTGAGCGGCAGCTGGCCTTATGGAATCCA AAAAACATGGAAGAGCCGATATCAGTGCACGAAATGGACACCAGCAATGGAGTGTTGCTTCCCTTCTATGACCCTGATACTAATGTGGTCTACCTGTGTGGAAAG GGTGACAGCAGTATCCGTTACTTCGAGATCACAGACGAGGCACCGTATGTGCACTACCTCAACACGTTTTCCAGCAAGGAGCCCCAGAGAGGCATGGGATACATGCCTAAAAGAGGCCTAGATGTCAACAAGTGCGAGATAGCCAG GTTTTATAAACTCCATGAGAGAAAGTGTGAGCCAATTATCATGACCGTTCCTAGAAAG TCAGACCTCTTCCAGGACGACCTCTATCCGGACACAGCAGGTCCAGACCCGGCGCTAGAGGCTGAGGAGTGGTTTGAAGGCAAGAATGGTGAACCAATCCTGATCTCGCTCAAACACGGTTATGTCCCGGGCAAGAATCGGGACCTCAAAGTAGTCAAGAAAAATGTGCTGGATAACAAGGCAACCAAGAAGGTGGAGGAGCCAGCAACTCCTCAGAAACCTGCCTCTCCTCAGCTAACCAGA AAGAATGAAGTGAAGTTAGAGGAGCTGTTGCGAGAAGTCAAGTCCCTTAGAGATCTGGTCACGCTGCAGGACAGGAGAATCGCCAAACTGGAAGAGCAGGTGGCTAAAGTGGCAATCTAA
- the coro1cb gene encoding uncharacterized protein coro1cb isoform X2 has translation MGQKPVKELGKEDVLSSAVSDYEIINHCEEEAHSNCPEETDQNFVHLDTSILEPCPGQEPTTPNDNNTEPSFNQGGKKISKSYDTDVSQNVRTPNPQLSLAGGSCASEFKTVTSDATATDISTAVDQQQPDKTEGMTNKTHLKDTPNMLEGSCQGDSTDDAVSVEKNETRTLVDRHNSTLDTEAMTKMSGDAEIKRKFSLESENANLLERQPFQEKRVSKGKDKDEVQTLSSAKIRKSCDKVCKESAGTVQHKESPNPDRFKDLDRADSLCLETATTCPSITGLSHSHSSRPWLRSANKQDDLQKDKNISLDMSTCILKEPYDASQTNFAATPKENFRKDQRNPTFHTPFLGKEETIAPAWGKTEDFDGGDTARVTQKASLQREKEPLYFTAVITPPLQIHAFPDQEARKSSDISHMYVPHTEIQSMIPDVLPADDQTEKKAKIKGPPPPVPKKPKNPFKKAIGSKKSSHSIEEPSEYLDLLLKNIKMDRRQAALQSAEDFNTHASSLDMLPYYIESPSCMCMSIEPEAADIPRYYLAPYNEIVALDCDNLIETVDDRELKEMDMSQLRPLLKKKAKIKGPPPPVPKKPQNPFAKTDTEKIQSSKDSGVENVEHPLKYGRRDSESYMMDTKDEEDTKPTAVPTRYPHAACRIPSSDSSASEENEVSRYRPVSELIRDSNKVQEKVIHHSRTNVMEARPVVAVGSQTLKVSQMKTAFDVQTSPHKMERRSSPKKEMIRRVVRQSKFRHVFGQAVKNDQCYDDIRVSRVTWDSAFCAVNPKFVAIIVEASGGGAFLVLPLQKTGRIDKAYPTVCGHTGPVLDIDWCPHNDHVIASGSEDCTVMVWQIPENGLTSALSEPVVVLEGHSKRVGIVTWHPTARNVLLSAGCDNLIIIWNVGTGEALINLEDMHPDVIFSVCWSRNGSLICTACKDKKVRVIDPRKGKITAEKDKAHEGARPMRAIFLADGNIFTTGFSRMSERQLALWNPKNMEEPISVHEMDTSNGVLLPFYDPDTNVVYLCGKGDSSIRYFEITDEAPYVHYLNTFSSKEPQRGMGYMPKRGLDVNKCEIARFYKLHERKCEPIIMTVPRKSDLFQDDLYPDTAGPDPALEAEEWFEGKNGEPILISLKHGYVPGKNRDLKVVKKNVLDNKATKKVEEPATPQKPASPQLTRKNEVKLEELLREVKSLRDLVTLQDRRIAKLEEQVAKVAI, from the exons CAGTAAGAGTTATGACACGGATGTTTCACAGAATGTCAGGACACCAAATCCTCAACTGAGCCTGGCAGGAGGTTCATGTGCCTCAGAATTCAAAACGGTCACAAGCGACGCAACAGCCACAGATATATCTACTGCTGTGGACCAGCAACAACCTGACAAAACAGAAGGAATGACTAACAAAACTCACCTCAAGGATACGCCAAACATGTTAGAAGGTTCTTGTCAAGGGGACTCAACAGATGATGCCGTGAGCGTTGAGAAGAATGAGACACGAACGCTGGTGGACAGACACAATTCGACGTTAGACACAGAGGCAATGACAAAGATGAGTGGTGATGCTGAAATAAAGAGGAAATTCTCTTTGGAATCGGAGAATGCTAATTTACTTGAAAGACAGCCATTCCAGGAAAAAAGAGTTTCAAAGGGTAAAGATAAAGATGAAGTTCAGACCCTAAGTAGTGCTAAAATTAGGAAAAGTTGTGACAAAGTTTGCAAAGAAAGTGCCGGAACTGTTCAACACAAAGAAAGTCCTAATCCGGACAGATTTAAGGATTTGGACAGAGCTGATTCTTTATGTCTGGAGACTGCGACAACTTGTCCGTCAATCACTGGActttcacattcacattcaaGTCGCCCGTGGCTTCGGAGTGCAAATAAGCAGGATGATTTACAGAAGGACAAAAATATCAGTCTGGATATGTCAACATGTATTTTAAAAGAACCTTATGATGCCTCACAGACAAATTTTGCAGCAACACCCAAAGAAAACTTCAGAAAAGACCAAAGAAACCCAACCTTCCATACACCATTTTTGGGAAAAGAAGAGACTATAGCTCCTGCATGGGGTAAAACTGAAG ATTTTGATGGCGGTGACACCGCGAGAGTCACACAGAAGGCCTCTTTGCAACGGGAAAAAGAGCCTCTCTATTTCACGGCTGTGATCACACCACCACTTCAGATTCATGCATTTCCTGATCAGGAGGCGAGGAAGTCATCTGACATCTCTCATATGTACGTTCCTCACACTGAAATACAGAGCATGATCCCTGACGTCTTACCCGCAGATGATCAGACAGAAAAAAAGGCCAAAATCAAAGGACCACCGCCACCTGTTCCAAAGAAACCAAAGAATCCCTTTAAAAAAGCCATTGGCAGCAAGAAGTCTTCTCATTCCATAGAAGAGCCAAGCGAATATTTGGACCTGCtgctcaaaaatattaaaatggacAGAAGGCAGGCGGCACTGCAGTCCGCTGAGGATTTTAATACACATGCATCATCTCTTGATATGTTGCCTTATTATATCGAGTCCCCATCCTGCATGTGCATGTCCATAGAGCCTGAGGCTGCTGATATTCCAAGATATTATTTAGCCCCATACAATGAAATTGTTGCACTTGACTGTGATAACTTGATAGAAACTGTCGATGACAGAGAACTAAAAGAAATGGATATGTCTCAGCTGAGAccattattgaaaaaaaaagcaaaaataaaggGCCCACCACCACCTGTGCCAAAGAAGCCTCAAAATCCATTTGCTAAAACAGACACGGAGAAGATCCAATCAAGCAAAGACTCTGGTGTGGAAAATGTGGAACATCCTTTGAAATATGGCAGACGTGACTCTGAAAGCTACATGATGGACACTAAGGATGAAGAAGACACTAAACCCACTGCAGTCCCAACCAGATATCCTCACGCCGCCTGTAGAATTCCAAGCAGTGATTCTTCCGCTTCAGAAGAAAACGAAGTGTCCAGATATAGGCCTGTCTCCGAACTCATCAGAGACAGCAACAAAGTCCAGGAGAAAGTGATACATCACAGCAGGACAAACGTAATGGAAGCCAGGCCAGTTGTGGCAGTGGGAAGCCAAACTCTAAAAGTATCGCAAATGAAAACAGCCTTTGATGTACAAACATCTCCCCATAAAATGGAAAGAAGATCCTCACCAAAGAAAG AAATGATCAGACGAGTGGTACGACAGAGTAAATTCCGTCATGTGTTTGGTCAGGCGGTGAAGAATGACCAGTGCTATGATGACATTAGGGTTTCACGGGTTACCTGGGACAGTGCCTTTTGTGCAGTAAACCCCAAATTTGTTGCTATTATTGTGGAGGCTAGTGGGGGTGGAGCTTTCCTTGTTCTGCCTCTGCAAAAG ACGGGTCGTATTGACAAGGCCTACCCAACTGTTTGTGGTCACACAGGCCCTGTGCTGGACATTGACTGGTGCCCGCACAATGATCATGTCATTGCCAGCGGCTCTGAAGATTGTACAGTAATG GTGTGGCAAATCCCTGAGAACGGCCTCACCTCAGCTCTTTCTGAGCCAGTCGTGGTGTTGGAGGGTCACTCCAAGAGGGTGGGCATTGTGACGTGGCATCCAACAGCTCGCAATGTTCTGCTAAGTGCAG GATGTGATAATCTCATCATTATTTGGAACGTGGGCACTGGAGAAGCTCTGATCAACCTGGAGGACATGCATCCTGATGTGATCTTCAGCGTCTGCTGGAGTCGCAACGGCAGCCTCATTTGTACCGCATGCAAGGATAAGAAAGTGCGCGTTATCGATCCACGCAAGGGAAAGATCACTGCG GAGAAGGATAAGGCCCATGAGGGAGCCCGGCCCATGAGGGCCATCTTTCTGGCTGATGGAAACATCTTCACTACCGGCTTCAGTCGTATGAGTGAGCGGCAGCTGGCCTTATGGAATCCA AAAAACATGGAAGAGCCGATATCAGTGCACGAAATGGACACCAGCAATGGAGTGTTGCTTCCCTTCTATGACCCTGATACTAATGTGGTCTACCTGTGTGGAAAG GGTGACAGCAGTATCCGTTACTTCGAGATCACAGACGAGGCACCGTATGTGCACTACCTCAACACGTTTTCCAGCAAGGAGCCCCAGAGAGGCATGGGATACATGCCTAAAAGAGGCCTAGATGTCAACAAGTGCGAGATAGCCAG GTTTTATAAACTCCATGAGAGAAAGTGTGAGCCAATTATCATGACCGTTCCTAGAAAG TCAGACCTCTTCCAGGACGACCTCTATCCGGACACAGCAGGTCCAGACCCGGCGCTAGAGGCTGAGGAGTGGTTTGAAGGCAAGAATGGTGAACCAATCCTGATCTCGCTCAAACACGGTTATGTCCCGGGCAAGAATCGGGACCTCAAAGTAGTCAAGAAAAATGTGCTGGATAACAAGGCAACCAAGAAGGTGGAGGAGCCAGCAACTCCTCAGAAACCTGCCTCTCCTCAGCTAACCAGA AAGAATGAAGTGAAGTTAGAGGAGCTGTTGCGAGAAGTCAAGTCCCTTAGAGATCTGGTCACGCTGCAGGACAGGAGAATCGCCAAACTGGAAGAGCAGGTGGCTAAAGTGGCAATCTAA
- the coro1cb gene encoding uncharacterized protein coro1cb isoform X1, whose product MGQKPVKELGKEDVLSSAVSDYEIINHCEEEAHSNCPEETDQNFVHLDTSILEPCPGQEPTTPNDNNTEPSFNQGGKKISKSYDTDVSQNVRTPNPQLSLAGGSCASEFKTVTSDATATDISTAVDQQQPDKTEGMTNKTHLKDTPNMLEGSCQGDSTDDAVSVEKNETRTLVDRHNSTLDTEAMTKMSGDAEIKRKFSLESENANLLERQPFQEKRVSKGKDKDEVQTLSSAKIRKSCDKVCKESAGTVQHKESPNPDRFKDLDRADSLCLETATTCPSITGLSHSHSSRPWLRSANKQDDLQKDKNISLDMSTCILKEPYDASQTNFAATPKENFRKDQRNPTFHTPFLGKEETIAPAWGKTEGKDKILHIPFDELCLLKSRVTTFDSDTESVTEPTNADTALVPLRIEEDSEQKALSTFHSDLSERNTLFHTEKKNDDKGAFTVMEKHSAVMSSESLTESSAKKVPVSNAPHPAKKGVWGADAPCVKRDSKSVYQKAVQSKITESRKDCDGHLNGRSLVELSGEKDKIQEEVHLDKRVCDQKIYRLDGADTETEVKESSSKHLDPIIVNHFNSFSRSDFDGGDTARVTQKASLQREKEPLYFTAVITPPLQIHAFPDQEARKSSDISHMYVPHTEIQSMIPDVLPADDQTEKKAKIKGPPPPVPKKPKNPFKKAIGSKKSSHSIEEPSEYLDLLLKNIKMDRRQAALQSAEDFNTHASSLDMLPYYIESPSCMCMSIEPEAADIPRYYLAPYNEIVALDCDNLIETVDDRELKEMDMSQLRPLLKKKAKIKGPPPPVPKKPQNPFAKTDTEKIQSSKDSGVENVEHPLKYGRRDSESYMMDTKDEEDTKPTAVPTRYPHAACRIPSSDSSASEENEVSRYRPVSELIRDSNKVQEKVIHHSRTNVMEARPVVAVGSQTLKVSQMKTAFDVQTSPHKMERRSSPKKEMIRRVVRQSKFRHVFGQAVKNDQCYDDIRVSRVTWDSAFCAVNPKFVAIIVEASGGGAFLVLPLQKTGRIDKAYPTVCGHTGPVLDIDWCPHNDHVIASGSEDCTVMVWQIPENGLTSALSEPVVVLEGHSKRVGIVTWHPTARNVLLSAGCDNLIIIWNVGTGEALINLEDMHPDVIFSVCWSRNGSLICTACKDKKVRVIDPRKGKITAEKDKAHEGARPMRAIFLADGNIFTTGFSRMSERQLALWNPKNMEEPISVHEMDTSNGVLLPFYDPDTNVVYLCGKGDSSIRYFEITDEAPYVHYLNTFSSKEPQRGMGYMPKRGLDVNKCEIARFYKLHERKCEPIIMTVPRKSDLFQDDLYPDTAGPDPALEAEEWFEGKNGEPILISLKHGYVPGKNRDLKVVKKNVLDNKATKKVEEPATPQKPASPQLTRKNEVKLEELLREVKSLRDLVTLQDRRIAKLEEQVAKVAI is encoded by the exons CAGTAAGAGTTATGACACGGATGTTTCACAGAATGTCAGGACACCAAATCCTCAACTGAGCCTGGCAGGAGGTTCATGTGCCTCAGAATTCAAAACGGTCACAAGCGACGCAACAGCCACAGATATATCTACTGCTGTGGACCAGCAACAACCTGACAAAACAGAAGGAATGACTAACAAAACTCACCTCAAGGATACGCCAAACATGTTAGAAGGTTCTTGTCAAGGGGACTCAACAGATGATGCCGTGAGCGTTGAGAAGAATGAGACACGAACGCTGGTGGACAGACACAATTCGACGTTAGACACAGAGGCAATGACAAAGATGAGTGGTGATGCTGAAATAAAGAGGAAATTCTCTTTGGAATCGGAGAATGCTAATTTACTTGAAAGACAGCCATTCCAGGAAAAAAGAGTTTCAAAGGGTAAAGATAAAGATGAAGTTCAGACCCTAAGTAGTGCTAAAATTAGGAAAAGTTGTGACAAAGTTTGCAAAGAAAGTGCCGGAACTGTTCAACACAAAGAAAGTCCTAATCCGGACAGATTTAAGGATTTGGACAGAGCTGATTCTTTATGTCTGGAGACTGCGACAACTTGTCCGTCAATCACTGGActttcacattcacattcaaGTCGCCCGTGGCTTCGGAGTGCAAATAAGCAGGATGATTTACAGAAGGACAAAAATATCAGTCTGGATATGTCAACATGTATTTTAAAAGAACCTTATGATGCCTCACAGACAAATTTTGCAGCAACACCCAAAGAAAACTTCAGAAAAGACCAAAGAAACCCAACCTTCCATACACCATTTTTGGGAAAAGAAGAGACTATAGCTCCTGCATGGGGTAAAACTGAAGGTAAGGACAAAATCTTGCATATTCCCTTCGATGaactttgtttattaaaatcTAGAGTGACAACATTCGACTCTGACACTGAGAGTGTTACTGAACCCACAAATGCAGACACAGCTCTAGTTCCGTTAAGGATTGAGGAGGACTCTGAACAAAAGGCATTAAGCACATTCCATTCAGATTTGAGCGAAAGAAATACTTTGTTTCACACTGAGAAGAAAAATGATGACAAAGGGGCATTCACTGTCATGGAAAAGCACTCAGCAGTCATGTCATCTGAGAGTTTAACTGAATCCAGTGCTAAAAAAGTCCCTGTTAGCAATGCACCTCACCCAGCCAAAAAGGGAGTGTGGGGAGCAGATGCACCATGTGTGAAAAGAGACAGTAAATCTGTTTATCAAAAAGCTGTTCAGTCGAAAATCACAGAAAGCAGGAAAGATTGTGATGGTCATCTTAATGGAAGATCTTTAGTTGAATTATCAGGAGAAAAAGATAAAATTCAAGAAGAAGTGCATCTGGACAAAAGAGTATGTGATCAAAAGATCTACAGGCTGGATGGTGCAGACACAGAAACAGAGGTCAAAGAGAGCAGCAGTAAACATTTAGATCCAATTATCGTTAACCATTTTAACTCTTTTTCTCGCTCAGATTTTGATGGCGGTGACACCGCGAGAGTCACACAGAAGGCCTCTTTGCAACGGGAAAAAGAGCCTCTCTATTTCACGGCTGTGATCACACCACCACTTCAGATTCATGCATTTCCTGATCAGGAGGCGAGGAAGTCATCTGACATCTCTCATATGTACGTTCCTCACACTGAAATACAGAGCATGATCCCTGACGTCTTACCCGCAGATGATCAGACAGAAAAAAAGGCCAAAATCAAAGGACCACCGCCACCTGTTCCAAAGAAACCAAAGAATCCCTTTAAAAAAGCCATTGGCAGCAAGAAGTCTTCTCATTCCATAGAAGAGCCAAGCGAATATTTGGACCTGCtgctcaaaaatattaaaatggacAGAAGGCAGGCGGCACTGCAGTCCGCTGAGGATTTTAATACACATGCATCATCTCTTGATATGTTGCCTTATTATATCGAGTCCCCATCCTGCATGTGCATGTCCATAGAGCCTGAGGCTGCTGATATTCCAAGATATTATTTAGCCCCATACAATGAAATTGTTGCACTTGACTGTGATAACTTGATAGAAACTGTCGATGACAGAGAACTAAAAGAAATGGATATGTCTCAGCTGAGAccattattgaaaaaaaaagcaaaaataaaggGCCCACCACCACCTGTGCCAAAGAAGCCTCAAAATCCATTTGCTAAAACAGACACGGAGAAGATCCAATCAAGCAAAGACTCTGGTGTGGAAAATGTGGAACATCCTTTGAAATATGGCAGACGTGACTCTGAAAGCTACATGATGGACACTAAGGATGAAGAAGACACTAAACCCACTGCAGTCCCAACCAGATATCCTCACGCCGCCTGTAGAATTCCAAGCAGTGATTCTTCCGCTTCAGAAGAAAACGAAGTGTCCAGATATAGGCCTGTCTCCGAACTCATCAGAGACAGCAACAAAGTCCAGGAGAAAGTGATACATCACAGCAGGACAAACGTAATGGAAGCCAGGCCAGTTGTGGCAGTGGGAAGCCAAACTCTAAAAGTATCGCAAATGAAAACAGCCTTTGATGTACAAACATCTCCCCATAAAATGGAAAGAAGATCCTCACCAAAGAAAG AAATGATCAGACGAGTGGTACGACAGAGTAAATTCCGTCATGTGTTTGGTCAGGCGGTGAAGAATGACCAGTGCTATGATGACATTAGGGTTTCACGGGTTACCTGGGACAGTGCCTTTTGTGCAGTAAACCCCAAATTTGTTGCTATTATTGTGGAGGCTAGTGGGGGTGGAGCTTTCCTTGTTCTGCCTCTGCAAAAG ACGGGTCGTATTGACAAGGCCTACCCAACTGTTTGTGGTCACACAGGCCCTGTGCTGGACATTGACTGGTGCCCGCACAATGATCATGTCATTGCCAGCGGCTCTGAAGATTGTACAGTAATG GTGTGGCAAATCCCTGAGAACGGCCTCACCTCAGCTCTTTCTGAGCCAGTCGTGGTGTTGGAGGGTCACTCCAAGAGGGTGGGCATTGTGACGTGGCATCCAACAGCTCGCAATGTTCTGCTAAGTGCAG GATGTGATAATCTCATCATTATTTGGAACGTGGGCACTGGAGAAGCTCTGATCAACCTGGAGGACATGCATCCTGATGTGATCTTCAGCGTCTGCTGGAGTCGCAACGGCAGCCTCATTTGTACCGCATGCAAGGATAAGAAAGTGCGCGTTATCGATCCACGCAAGGGAAAGATCACTGCG GAGAAGGATAAGGCCCATGAGGGAGCCCGGCCCATGAGGGCCATCTTTCTGGCTGATGGAAACATCTTCACTACCGGCTTCAGTCGTATGAGTGAGCGGCAGCTGGCCTTATGGAATCCA AAAAACATGGAAGAGCCGATATCAGTGCACGAAATGGACACCAGCAATGGAGTGTTGCTTCCCTTCTATGACCCTGATACTAATGTGGTCTACCTGTGTGGAAAG GGTGACAGCAGTATCCGTTACTTCGAGATCACAGACGAGGCACCGTATGTGCACTACCTCAACACGTTTTCCAGCAAGGAGCCCCAGAGAGGCATGGGATACATGCCTAAAAGAGGCCTAGATGTCAACAAGTGCGAGATAGCCAG GTTTTATAAACTCCATGAGAGAAAGTGTGAGCCAATTATCATGACCGTTCCTAGAAAG TCAGACCTCTTCCAGGACGACCTCTATCCGGACACAGCAGGTCCAGACCCGGCGCTAGAGGCTGAGGAGTGGTTTGAAGGCAAGAATGGTGAACCAATCCTGATCTCGCTCAAACACGGTTATGTCCCGGGCAAGAATCGGGACCTCAAAGTAGTCAAGAAAAATGTGCTGGATAACAAGGCAACCAAGAAGGTGGAGGAGCCAGCAACTCCTCAGAAACCTGCCTCTCCTCAGCTAACCAGA AAGAATGAAGTGAAGTTAGAGGAGCTGTTGCGAGAAGTCAAGTCCCTTAGAGATCTGGTCACGCTGCAGGACAGGAGAATCGCCAAACTGGAAGAGCAGGTGGCTAAAGTGGCAATCTAA